The Magnetococcus marinus MC-1 genome contains the following window.
TAAGCCTGACTACGTACACGTTCATTGGTTTTGAACTCAGGATCTCTTTGATAGCGAATCCGATATCGATCTGCGACAGATAAACGATGATCCGACCAGGGAGTACCTTTCGACGCATAGAAGGCGTTCAACCACCAATCTGGAGCTGTCTGATATACCCAGCGGTTCCAAGCTTCAGTTGCATCCCGTTTGGCATGTCTGGCTTCTTGCCGCTCTAATGCTTCTGCCTGGACCTCGTCAATAGTACGATATTGTCGGCCTTTGTTCTCATTGATCCGGCGCCGTTCTGCCTGCCGTTGCACCTTTGTGCGCTTTCTACTCTTAAGCCTGCACCTTTCGAGTTCACACTCAGCACAATGCCCACTGATATAAAGGTTCTGCTTGTCTTTGTAGAAACGCGACGGGAAGTCAGCAATGGGCTTATCTTTGCCACACTTTTTACAGACCTTGCGTGCTGGTTTC
Protein-coding sequences here:
- a CDS encoding HNH endonuclease → MNEEKPARKVCKKCGKDKPIADFPSRFYKDKQNLYISGHCAECELERCRLKSRKRTKVQRQAERRRINENKGRQYRTIDEVQAEALERQEARHAKRDATEAWNRWVYQTAPDWWLNAFYASKGTPWSDHRLSVADRYRIRYQRDPEFKTNERVRSQAYKHDNPERVSQWSGGQSRVMDQHDGTMEKGSAMALLKEFDECPYCGEDLIASNSTLDHMDPIASGGIHGVSNLVVACDQCNRSKGSTPFMDWVETLSQPYRDNALMTYWQKQLLAPGKIARDLERCKINGFRVSA